A genomic stretch from Octopus sinensis linkage group LG14, ASM634580v1, whole genome shotgun sequence includes:
- the LOC115218832 gene encoding zinc finger protein 2 homolog isoform X2, with translation MYSDQPIYPTMVPPPNYHTCGLHLQDSNDNSNNNGNNNNSNIPGSSDETSETREGSSSRKSVAMQEQPVYYNHKHGEKPYKCNTCRKAFSRRADLNNHEVAFAGGKHFSCAYCCKAFCQRAHLKSHERIHTGEKPFQCESCPKSFSQKIHLKVHERVHSGEKPYRCHMCCKAFAQRDHLSNHQRVHTGEKPFSCTFCLKAFSQRAHLRNHERVHTGEKAFSCYICNKTFSQRTYLRNHERIHTGEKPFNCDVCFKSFSQKAHLNTHERIHTGEKPFKCHVCKKAFSQRDHLNNHQRTHTGEKPFTCVYCHKSFSQRAHLNTHERTHTGEKIPSPCCQPAPATTCLVHSCKAASPVVPTCCSAHKVTPKRNNEPKIQNRHPNYCNHHHHHHHYHHHHHHAESQESGEKSLAANQDTNRKTYTPRGASSTKNSGHCEHSSSQPVEIPPAATAQQQPPPPAPPPPPPPQPQQQQQQQQQQQQQQQQQQQQQQQQQQQQQQQQQQQQHPTPAPPSTPHASQLSPIANPSNMGRGSNNGGGGGGGGGGGVGVQQPNPPTLILQPLSIPSTCSHQTLQNWENSYSWARGFPAMSPTWGTGWTNSPSVFPCTLRQSK, from the exons ATGTATTCCGACCAACCCATATATCCTACAATGGTGCCACCACCAAACTATCATACTTGTGGTCTCCATCTGCAAGacagcaatgacaacagcaacaataatggtaataacaataacagcaacattccTGGTAGCAGTGACGAGACAAGTGAAACGAGGGAGGGTTCCAGCAGTCGGAAATcagtggccatgcaggagcagcCGGTTTATTATAATCACAAACATGGGGAGAAGCCGTACAAGTGCAACACGTGTCGCAAGGCTTTCTCGAGACGAGCGGATCTGAACAATCACGAAGTAGCGTTTGCTGGGGGCAAACATTTTAGTTGTGCGTActgctgcaaggcattttgtcaacGGGCCCACCTGAAGAGCCACGAACGcatccatacaggtgagaaaccattccAGTGTGAGTCATGTCCGAAGTCGTTCAGCCAAAAGATCCACCTGAAAGTCCACGAGAGGGTCCACTCGGGAGAAAAACCCTATCGATGCCACATGTGTTGCAAAGCGTTTGCTCAAAGGGACCACTTGAGTAACCATCAACGCGTCCACACGGGGGAGAAACCTTTCAGCTGCACGTTCTGTTTGAAAGCGTTCAGTCAGCGTGCGCATCTGAGGAACCACGAAAGGGTCCATACGGGGGAGAAGGCGTTCAGCTGTTACATCTGTAACAAAACGTTTAGTCAGAGAACTTACCTGCGTAACCACGAGCGGATTCACACTGGGGAGAAACCATTCAACTGTGACGTGTGTTTTAAGTCGTTTAGCCAGAAAGCCCACCTCAACACACATGAACGCATTCACACAGGCGAAAAACCATTCAAGTGTCACGTGTGTAAGAAAGCGTTCAGCCAGCGCGACCAtttgaacaatcaccaaagaacTCATACTGGGGAGAAGCCATTTACCTGTGTGTACTGTCACAAATCATTTAGCCAAAGAGCTCACCTGAACACTCATGAACGAACCCATACAGGTGAGAAGATACCGTCACCATGTTGTCAGCCGGCTCCAGCTACGACCTGTTTAGTCCATAGCTGCAAAGCAGCATCGCCGGTTGTTCCGACCTGCTGCTCCGCACACAAAGTCACTCCCAAACGGAACAATGAACCAAAGATTCAAAACCGACACCCAAACTactgcaatcaccaccaccaccatcaccattaccaccaccaccaccaccatgctgaATCGCAGGAGTCTGGTGAGAAGTCGTTGGCGGCCAATcaagacaccaacaggaagaccTACACTCCTCGAGGAGCGAGTTCCACAAAGAACAGCGGCCATTGCGAGCATTCTTCATCTCAGCCGGTAGAGATCCCACCCGCAGCGACGGCCCAGCAACAACCACCACccccagcaccgccaccaccaccaccaccacaaccacaacaacaacaacagcagcagcaa caacagcagcaacaacaacagcagcagcagcaacaacagcagcagcagcagcaacaacaacaacaacagcagcaacaacagcaacacccaaCTCCGGCACCACCTTCCACCCCGCATGCTTCACAGCTCTCCCCCATCGCCAACCCTAGTAACATGGGAAGGGGCAGCAacaatggtggcggtggtggtggtggtggtggtggtggtgttggggttcAGCAGCCAAACCCACCCACCCTGATCCTGCAGCCATTGAGTATCCCGTCGACATGCAGTCACCAGACCCTTCAGAACTGGGAAAACAGCTATTCCTGGGCCAGAGGTTTCCCTGCCATGTCCCCTACCTGGGGCACAGGTTGGACTAATTCCCCCAGTGTCTTCCCATGTACTTTGAGACAGAGCAAATAG
- the LOC115218832 gene encoding zinc finger protein 2 homolog isoform X1, which translates to MYSDQPIYPTMVPPPNYHTCGLHLQDSNDNSNNNGNNNNSNIPGSSDETSETREGSSSRKSVAMQEQPVYYNHKHGEKPYKCNTCRKAFSRRADLNNHEVAFAGGKHFSCAYCCKAFCQRAHLKSHERIHTGEKPFQCESCPKSFSQKIHLKVHERVHSGEKPYRCHMCCKAFAQRDHLSNHQRVHTGEKPFSCTFCLKAFSQRAHLRNHERVHTGEKAFSCYICNKTFSQRTYLRNHERIHTGEKPFNCDVCFKSFSQKAHLNTHERIHTGEKPFKCHVCKKAFSQRDHLNNHQRTHTGEKPFTCVYCHKSFSQRAHLNTHERTHTGEKIPSPCCQPAPATTCLVHSCKAASPVVPTCCSAHKVTPKRNNEPKIQNRHPNYCNHHHHHHHYHHHHHHAESQESGEKSLAANQDTNRKTYTPRGASSTKNSGHCEHSSSQPVEIPPAATAQQQPPPPAPPPPPPPQPQQQQQQQQQQQQQQQQQQQQQQQQQQQQQQQQQQQQQQQQQQQQQQQQHPTPAPPSTPHASQLSPIANPSNMGRGSNNGGGGGGGGGGGVGVQQPNPPTLILQPLSIPSTCSHQTLQNWENSYSWARGFPAMSPTWGTGWTNSPSVFPCTLRQSK; encoded by the coding sequence ATGTATTCCGACCAACCCATATATCCTACAATGGTGCCACCACCAAACTATCATACTTGTGGTCTCCATCTGCAAGacagcaatgacaacagcaacaataatggtaataacaataacagcaacattccTGGTAGCAGTGACGAGACAAGTGAAACGAGGGAGGGTTCCAGCAGTCGGAAATcagtggccatgcaggagcagcCGGTTTATTATAATCACAAACATGGGGAGAAGCCGTACAAGTGCAACACGTGTCGCAAGGCTTTCTCGAGACGAGCGGATCTGAACAATCACGAAGTAGCGTTTGCTGGGGGCAAACATTTTAGTTGTGCGTActgctgcaaggcattttgtcaacGGGCCCACCTGAAGAGCCACGAACGcatccatacaggtgagaaaccattccAGTGTGAGTCATGTCCGAAGTCGTTCAGCCAAAAGATCCACCTGAAAGTCCACGAGAGGGTCCACTCGGGAGAAAAACCCTATCGATGCCACATGTGTTGCAAAGCGTTTGCTCAAAGGGACCACTTGAGTAACCATCAACGCGTCCACACGGGGGAGAAACCTTTCAGCTGCACGTTCTGTTTGAAAGCGTTCAGTCAGCGTGCGCATCTGAGGAACCACGAAAGGGTCCATACGGGGGAGAAGGCGTTCAGCTGTTACATCTGTAACAAAACGTTTAGTCAGAGAACTTACCTGCGTAACCACGAGCGGATTCACACTGGGGAGAAACCATTCAACTGTGACGTGTGTTTTAAGTCGTTTAGCCAGAAAGCCCACCTCAACACACATGAACGCATTCACACAGGCGAAAAACCATTCAAGTGTCACGTGTGTAAGAAAGCGTTCAGCCAGCGCGACCAtttgaacaatcaccaaagaacTCATACTGGGGAGAAGCCATTTACCTGTGTGTACTGTCACAAATCATTTAGCCAAAGAGCTCACCTGAACACTCATGAACGAACCCATACAGGTGAGAAGATACCGTCACCATGTTGTCAGCCGGCTCCAGCTACGACCTGTTTAGTCCATAGCTGCAAAGCAGCATCGCCGGTTGTTCCGACCTGCTGCTCCGCACACAAAGTCACTCCCAAACGGAACAATGAACCAAAGATTCAAAACCGACACCCAAACTactgcaatcaccaccaccaccatcaccattaccaccaccaccaccaccatgctgaATCGCAGGAGTCTGGTGAGAAGTCGTTGGCGGCCAATcaagacaccaacaggaagaccTACACTCCTCGAGGAGCGAGTTCCACAAAGAACAGCGGCCATTGCGAGCATTCTTCATCTCAGCCGGTAGAGATCCCACCCGCAGCGACGGCCCAGCAACAACCACCACccccagcaccgccaccaccaccaccaccacaaccacaacaacaacaacagcagcagcaacaacaacaacagcagcagcagcagcaacaacaacagcaacagcagcaacaacaacagcagcagcagcaacaacagcagcagcagcagcaacaacaacaacaacagcagcaacaacagcaacacccaaCTCCGGCACCACCTTCCACCCCGCATGCTTCACAGCTCTCCCCCATCGCCAACCCTAGTAACATGGGAAGGGGCAGCAacaatggtggcggtggtggtggtggtggtggtggtggtgttggggttcAGCAGCCAAACCCACCCACCCTGATCCTGCAGCCATTGAGTATCCCGTCGACATGCAGTCACCAGACCCTTCAGAACTGGGAAAACAGCTATTCCTGGGCCAGAGGTTTCCCTGCCATGTCCCCTACCTGGGGCACAGGTTGGACTAATTCCCCCAGTGTCTTCCCATGTACTTTGAGACAGAGCAAATAG